Proteins encoded together in one Chitinophaga sp. LS1 window:
- a CDS encoding GPW/gp25 family protein has translation MKQQYYKLPMDFSRILQKQDLPDVNLEESVAQHIQLLITTVLGENKDDPQYGCQLWDNDFDIRASNNEVKEQVELSIRASINRYEKRLTQTRVVAQISQEEVMGMTSKKVKKKIRVTVTGVLARNKTDFNYSSFFYVSPLSYD, from the coding sequence ATGAAACAGCAGTATTATAAACTACCCATGGATTTTTCCAGAATTTTGCAAAAGCAGGATCTGCCCGATGTGAATCTCGAAGAATCGGTAGCACAGCATATTCAGTTGTTAATCACAACTGTACTGGGGGAGAACAAAGACGATCCCCAGTATGGTTGTCAGTTGTGGGACAACGATTTCGATATCAGGGCTTCGAACAATGAAGTGAAGGAACAGGTGGAACTGTCAATAAGAGCTTCTATCAACAGATATGAGAAACGATTGACACAGACGAGAGTAGTGGCGCAAATCAGTCAGGAGGAAGTGATGGGGATGACTTCTAAAAAAGTGAAGAAGAAGATACGGGTGACAGTAACGGGGGTGTTGGCAAGGAACAAGACTGATTTCAATTATAGTAGTTTCTTTTACGTAAGTCCATTGTCATATGATTAA